In Polyangia bacterium, one DNA window encodes the following:
- a CDS encoding sulfatase-like hydrolase/transferase — protein MAIWALLNAMANGRAPARDVGPGCWFFLPSVDVTVVLGMFALLGWRGIRVPAMVGWLLAGLLIAVRIFRLGDGLIRLNYYRPINLYLDVPLVPELARLLVSTVAWPKLLLGAAALLLAVGVVVALTAAAMGFAQRALTTQATPRWILLGGVMVCLALTPLWRSYDQLHIGLFGQSVLPSLVEQVRFGLAAGELRRRKSAEIAATQEKLRVPSATLSSLGGADVFVFFVESYGSTVFRQPAFAAALAPTLNTFAAELGRHDLFVATGLLDSPTYGGGSWLAHATFASGVTIKNGLEFAVLRQTTPPPRTLASFFRDAGYRTILVQPGTTRPWPEGEVSGFMRKYYAADFHYRGPPFGWATMPDQFVVDFLHRQEVAPADRPLFIEYALVSSHAPWNAQSPLLSDWSRLGDGSVFHTVKPLVFPVTWQNLEAGGPAYIRSLIYDFQALQQYIARLADRRALFVILGDHQPPGNVSKDDPSPAVPVHLISRDRQLLDRFAADGYVAGMNPPATGETAGMDTFLPMFLARVRGGEK, from the coding sequence GTGGCGATCTGGGCCTTGCTGAACGCGATGGCCAACGGGCGCGCGCCTGCCCGCGACGTCGGACCGGGTTGCTGGTTCTTTCTGCCGTCGGTGGACGTGACGGTGGTCCTGGGGATGTTCGCCCTGCTCGGGTGGCGGGGCATTCGGGTTCCCGCGATGGTCGGGTGGCTGTTGGCGGGACTGCTGATCGCCGTGCGCATTTTTCGACTGGGCGACGGCCTTATCCGTTTGAACTACTACCGGCCGATCAACCTGTATCTGGACGTGCCACTCGTGCCCGAGCTGGCGCGGCTGCTGGTCAGCACCGTGGCGTGGCCAAAATTGTTGCTGGGTGCCGCTGCCCTGCTGCTGGCGGTGGGCGTGGTGGTGGCGCTGACCGCGGCGGCCATGGGATTCGCCCAGCGAGCGCTGACCACCCAGGCGACGCCACGCTGGATTTTGCTGGGCGGCGTGATGGTCTGCCTGGCGCTGACGCCGCTGTGGCGATCGTACGATCAGCTGCACATCGGCCTGTTCGGGCAAAGCGTGCTGCCGTCGCTGGTCGAGCAGGTTCGCTTTGGCCTGGCGGCGGGCGAGCTGCGCCGGCGAAAATCAGCGGAGATCGCCGCCACCCAGGAAAAGCTGCGCGTCCCATCGGCGACGCTCTCCAGCCTGGGTGGCGCCGACGTGTTCGTGTTCTTCGTGGAATCCTATGGCAGCACGGTGTTTCGCCAGCCGGCCTTCGCCGCCGCGCTGGCGCCGACGCTGAACACCTTCGCCGCCGAGCTTGGCCGTCATGATCTGTTCGTGGCGACCGGGCTGCTGGATTCGCCGACCTACGGCGGCGGTTCCTGGCTGGCTCACGCCACCTTCGCCTCGGGCGTGACCATCAAGAACGGTCTCGAGTTCGCCGTGCTTCGCCAGACCACGCCGCCGCCCCGCACCCTGGCCTCGTTCTTTCGCGACGCCGGCTATCGAACCATCCTGGTCCAACCCGGCACCACGCGGCCGTGGCCCGAGGGCGAGGTCTCCGGGTTCATGCGCAAGTACTATGCGGCCGACTTTCACTATCGCGGTCCGCCGTTCGGCTGGGCGACGATGCCCGATCAATTCGTGGTCGATTTTCTGCACCGCCAAGAGGTGGCGCCGGCCGACCGACCGCTGTTCATTGAATACGCGCTGGTCTCCAGCCACGCGCCGTGGAACGCGCAGTCGCCGCTTTTGTCCGATTGGTCGCGCCTGGGTGACGGCAGCGTCTTTCACACCGTCAAGCCGCTGGTCTTTCCCGTCACCTGGCAAAATCTGGAAGCCGGCGGACCGGCATACATCAGATCGCTCATCTACGACTTTCAAGCGTTGCAGCAGTACATCGCCCGCCTGGCCGACCGGCGCGCGCTGTTCGTCATCCTGGGCGATCACCAGCCGCCAGGAAATGTCAGCAAAGACGATCCCTCGCCGGCGGTGCCGGTTCATCTGATCAGCCGCGATCGGCAATTGCTCGATCGTTTTGCCGCCGACGGCTATGTGGCCGGCATGAACCCGCCCGCCACCGGCGAGACCGCCGGCATGGACACCTTCCTGCCCATGTTCTTGGCCCGGGTCCGCGGCGGAGAAAAATAA
- a CDS encoding ATP-binding protein, translating to MNAPQILNVLVVDDDEVDRMAVRRLGEGLGFQVAEAGSLGQAMTRLRDHPSAVDCVLLDYSLPDGDGFSALAAFGVAKVLVPVVMLTGLDDADVVVRLLNAGAADYLPKRALSRDRLDQVVRRASRASLAERERQLAETRIQNQQSLLNAVIEQLPAGLIIADPHGRILLRNARSLEMLGADLAHAETLAELVAGSARLPDVPRGRQALAAALGGGDAESEDFKVVGARGSAVVRLRRLDVIGDDGAKAATLIQFDDLTELRATEAYQRQVMAIASHDLRNPLSAIAMNAAILARADSLPDDRRVKTATRITSSASRMGRMIEDLFDYTAAALGKGIPVRLRTCDLGVIADDAVNEARAAHAGREFSLRKQGDLRGTWDPDRLHQVLQNLLGNAVKYSAAGTAVAVTCATVPDGKALDLSVENQGEPIAPEFLPHVFEAYRRGPGAGRHSLGLGLYIVRRIVDAHSGTITVRSARGEGTCFTVRLPKQPPAVDQALLTPPKGHTKPG from the coding sequence GTGAACGCCCCCCAGATCTTGAACGTCCTGGTCGTCGACGACGACGAGGTGGATCGCATGGCCGTGCGCCGCCTGGGCGAGGGTCTCGGGTTTCAGGTCGCCGAGGCGGGATCTCTGGGACAGGCGATGACCCGGCTGCGCGATCATCCATCGGCGGTGGACTGCGTGCTACTGGACTATTCGCTGCCCGATGGCGACGGCTTCTCGGCGCTGGCGGCGTTCGGCGTGGCCAAGGTCCTGGTGCCGGTCGTCATGTTGACCGGCCTCGATGACGCCGACGTGGTGGTGCGCCTGCTGAACGCCGGCGCCGCCGATTATTTGCCCAAGCGAGCGCTGTCGCGCGATCGCCTGGATCAGGTGGTGCGCCGGGCCAGCCGCGCCAGCCTGGCTGAACGGGAGCGCCAGCTGGCCGAGACGCGCATACAAAACCAGCAGAGTCTTTTGAATGCGGTGATCGAACAGCTCCCCGCGGGCCTGATCATCGCCGATCCGCACGGCCGCATCTTGCTGCGCAACGCCCGTTCATTGGAAATGCTGGGCGCCGATCTGGCCCACGCGGAGACGCTGGCCGAACTGGTGGCCGGTTCGGCGCGCCTGCCGGACGTGCCGCGCGGTCGGCAGGCGCTGGCGGCTGCGCTGGGCGGCGGCGACGCCGAGTCAGAGGACTTCAAGGTGGTCGGCGCGCGCGGCAGCGCAGTGGTGCGGCTGCGCCGCCTGGATGTCATTGGCGACGACGGGGCCAAGGCGGCCACGTTGATCCAGTTCGACGATCTGACCGAGCTGCGCGCCACCGAGGCCTATCAACGTCAGGTCATGGCCATCGCCAGCCATGATCTGCGCAACCCGCTGTCGGCGATCGCCATGAACGCCGCCATCCTGGCCCGCGCTGATTCGCTGCCGGACGACCGGCGCGTGAAGACCGCCACGCGCATCACTTCAAGCGCCAGCCGCATGGGGCGGATGATCGAAGATCTGTTCGACTACACCGCGGCGGCGCTGGGCAAGGGCATTCCGGTCCGCCTGCGGACCTGCGATCTGGGCGTCATCGCCGACGACGCGGTCAACGAGGCGCGCGCCGCCCACGCCGGCCGCGAATTTTCGCTGCGCAAGCAGGGCGACCTGCGCGGCACCTGGGATCCCGATCGGCTGCACCAGGTGCTGCAAAACCTGCTGGGCAACGCCGTGAAATACAGCGCCGCCGGCACCGCGGTCGCCGTGACCTGCGCGACGGTGCCCGACGGCAAGGCCCTTGATCTGTCGGTGGAGAATCAAGGCGAGCCCATCGCGCCGGAGTTCCTGCCCCACGTCTTCGAAGCCTACCGCCGCGGCCCAGGCGCGGGACGCCACAGCCTGGGTCTGGGTCTTTACATCGTTCGCCGCATCGTCGACGCGCACAGCGGGACGATCACGGTTCGCTCGGCGCGCGGAGAAGGAACGTGCTTCACGGTGCGCCTGCCCAAGCAGCCACCGGCCGTTGACCAGGCGCTGCTCACGCCGCCAAAGGGCCATACCAAGCCGGGCTGA
- a CDS encoding AI-2E family transporter, which translates to MRRVAQVTALAAATLTAISLLYRLRLVVALLALAIVLAAAVRPLVMALIRYRVPRGLALVIGYLCAAAAPVTVVALLLPSVGNELTAALDGFLPSYERHLGGWRGAGGRLALLAHWLPSATALATHVRSAALMGGAWHATLMVLQALASSVLVVVLSLSWSVHREPVMSGLAALIPAELRPLFRRLASDLGVGVGLHVFGETCKSLIALAVTALALAALHAPAPISTALLVAVLRVVPIAGLGLSMLVVAVAVAPLGVVMAAIVALCTGALLLALQRIVPRMLRSREYNPLLVAFVALLLASTIGWIGLVLAPAVAAAVQITIEAAFRARQDAAQAPVTVADIRARFDQLTAESLAKKSTSRRRLGLLSNLGGLLAAVESIERGDHHPHDHHRPRFEDRAA; encoded by the coding sequence GTGAGGCGCGTGGCGCAAGTGACCGCGCTGGCGGCCGCCACGCTGACCGCCATCAGTCTGCTTTATCGGTTGCGCCTGGTGGTGGCGTTGCTGGCGCTGGCCATTGTGCTGGCCGCCGCGGTTCGCCCGCTGGTGATGGCCCTGATTCGTTACCGCGTTCCGCGCGGGTTGGCCCTGGTGATTGGCTATCTCTGCGCGGCGGCGGCGCCGGTGACGGTAGTGGCATTGCTGCTTCCCAGCGTCGGCAACGAGTTGACCGCGGCCCTGGATGGTTTTTTGCCGTCGTACGAACGGCACCTCGGCGGCTGGCGCGGGGCCGGCGGGCGGTTGGCGTTGCTGGCGCACTGGCTGCCGTCGGCGACGGCGCTGGCCACGCATGTGCGGTCGGCGGCGCTCATGGGTGGCGCGTGGCACGCCACGCTGATGGTGCTGCAGGCGCTGGCCTCCAGTGTGTTGGTGGTGGTGCTGAGCCTGAGCTGGTCCGTTCACCGCGAGCCGGTGATGTCCGGCCTGGCGGCGCTGATCCCTGCCGAGCTGCGTCCGCTTTTCCGCCGGCTGGCGTCGGATCTCGGGGTCGGCGTGGGACTGCATGTTTTCGGCGAGACGTGCAAATCGCTGATCGCCCTGGCAGTGACGGCGCTGGCGCTGGCGGCGCTGCACGCGCCGGCCCCGATCTCGACGGCGTTGCTGGTGGCGGTGCTGCGCGTGGTGCCGATCGCGGGCCTGGGTCTGTCGATGCTGGTCGTGGCGGTGGCGGTGGCGCCGCTGGGCGTGGTGATGGCGGCGATCGTTGCTCTGTGCACCGGAGCATTGCTGCTGGCGTTGCAACGGATCGTTCCGCGGATGCTTCGGTCGCGCGAATACAATCCGCTGTTGGTGGCGTTCGTGGCCTTGCTGCTGGCCAGCACCATCGGGTGGATCGGCTTGGTTCTCGCCCCGGCAGTGGCCGCCGCCGTACAGATCACCATCGAAGCGGCGTTTCGCGCCCGCCAGGACGCCGCTCAGGCCCCGGTCACCGTGGCGGACATCCGCGCTCGCTTTGATCAGCTGACCGCCGAGTCGCTGGCCAAGAAAAGCACCTCGCGCCGCAGGCTGGGTCTGCTGTCGAACCTAGGCGGCCTGCTGGCCGCCGTCGAAAGCATCGAGCGCGGCGACCACCACCCGCACGATCATCACCGACCGCGTTTCGAAGACCGCGCTGCTTGA
- a CDS encoding ATP-binding protein, with the protein MAAISAARQTVDGMAVLPEIHPKARAIVFTLAAGVLLLVVTGLAFVIERKSQVVDDSVSHSYDVAAALDRSLLLLLDAESMERGYLLTDDARYLQAAKPPFADRFAVSTAHLEGLVSDNPEQKARARALRGSGMDRLRLVDTTIDERLAESESSYGPPLRARIERGRFLTDQVRGLIDEMMHEEERLLARRRQVKARFDHIAIAIILSATGILAGMGVGLVRIQRDLDRRERLEARLVNEKRERERLIRDLERSNRDLDRFAYAASHDLKAPLRGIASLSTWVEEDMGEHLNDTSRKYLLQLRGRVARLEALVDGILSYSRAGQQRSTPERVDVGKLLRNIVELLSPSAKATVEIGAHLPQLTAEPVPMQQVFQNLIDNALKHGQTDHLRVQIDVADSGMFWDFTVKDNGPGIAKEFHERIWGVFQTLESRDKTGGTGIGLATVRKIVESRGGTTWVESSPGAGATFHVAWPKQFIEHYDQPQERA; encoded by the coding sequence TTGGCGGCGATTTCCGCCGCGCGACAGACGGTCGACGGAATGGCGGTCCTGCCGGAAATACATCCGAAAGCACGAGCCATCGTCTTCACGCTGGCGGCCGGTGTATTGCTGCTGGTGGTGACCGGCCTGGCCTTCGTCATCGAAAGAAAATCGCAGGTGGTCGACGATTCCGTCAGCCACTCCTATGACGTGGCGGCGGCGCTGGATCGATCGTTGCTGCTGCTGCTGGATGCCGAAAGCATGGAGCGCGGCTATCTGTTGACCGACGACGCTCGCTATTTGCAAGCGGCGAAGCCGCCGTTCGCCGATCGCTTCGCGGTTTCCACGGCTCACCTGGAAGGGCTGGTCTCGGACAACCCGGAGCAGAAGGCTCGGGCACGGGCGTTGCGCGGCAGCGGCATGGACCGGCTGCGCCTGGTTGACACCACCATCGACGAGCGGCTCGCCGAGAGCGAATCCAGTTATGGTCCGCCGCTGCGCGCGCGCATCGAGCGCGGCCGGTTCCTGACCGATCAGGTGCGCGGGCTCATCGACGAGATGATGCACGAAGAGGAACGCCTGCTGGCCCGGCGCCGGCAAGTAAAAGCGCGTTTTGATCACATCGCCATCGCCATCATCCTCAGCGCCACCGGCATCTTGGCAGGGATGGGCGTGGGCCTGGTGCGCATCCAGCGCGACCTCGATCGGCGCGAGAGACTGGAAGCGCGTCTGGTGAACGAAAAGCGCGAGCGTGAGCGCCTGATCCGCGATCTCGAGCGCAGCAACCGCGATCTGGATCGGTTCGCGTACGCCGCCTCGCACGATCTGAAGGCCCCGCTGCGCGGGATCGCCAGCCTGTCCACCTGGGTCGAAGAAGACATGGGCGAGCACCTGAACGACACCAGCCGCAAGTACCTGCTGCAGCTGCGTGGCCGGGTGGCGCGCCTGGAGGCGCTGGTCGATGGGATCCTTTCCTACTCGCGCGCCGGGCAGCAGCGGTCGACGCCCGAACGGGTCGACGTGGGCAAGCTTTTACGCAACATCGTCGAGCTTTTGTCCCCCAGCGCCAAGGCCACGGTGGAGATCGGCGCCCACCTACCGCAGTTGACCGCCGAGCCGGTGCCGATGCAGCAGGTCTTCCAGAACCTGATCGATAACGCGCTCAAGCACGGACAGACCGACCACCTGCGGGTCCAGATCGACGTGGCGGACAGCGGGATGTTCTGGGACTTCACCGTCAAGGACAATGGCCCGGGGATCGCCAAGGAGTTTCACGAACGCATCTGGGGCGTGTTCCAGACCCTGGAGTCGCGCGACAAGACAGGCGGCACCGGCATCGGGCTGGCGACGGTGCGAAAGATCGTCGAGAGCCGGGGCGGGACCACCTGGGTGGAGTCGTCGCCGGGCGCGGGCGCCACCTTCCACGTCGCCTGGCCCAAACAGTTCATCGAACACTATGACCAACCACAGGAGCGCGCATGA
- a CDS encoding serine/threonine-protein kinase, producing MSGFSPSGSAIFGPDTVLDNTYRIVQRIASGGMGEVYLAAHQRLPGYFAVKALQAELAYHPESLARFRREAEILAGVRHPNVVQVVDFNITPNGVPYLVLEFIDGPDLATDLRSGRLLAPVEVMSIVRQVASALAAAHAVGVIHRDLKPENIVLITVSGQAPVVKVIDFGISISGVGPRITTDSRVMGTPEYMSPEQALGRREEIDARSDQFALAAVAHTLLAGRPPFRGDTPLATLSAIVHGEPETLSDQVSWPAAEVEAVLRKGMARARDDRFSSVLEFAEALEAALRQCGALELPPTSCPSTLFSTSSSSLSSPSHSSSSSSSSSPYVALSLVSAPMTALEDDSFDDELLVPARYYSPRALAGVTLTLIVLVLLLGARMSAPLDTQRAVTSASSSARLEARRVAEGFGQWIDAARARLKI from the coding sequence ATGTCAGGCTTCTCCCCGTCCGGCAGCGCGATCTTCGGACCGGACACAGTGCTGGACAACACCTATCGCATCGTCCAGCGCATCGCCTCGGGCGGGATGGGCGAGGTGTATTTGGCCGCTCACCAGCGCTTGCCAGGGTACTTCGCCGTGAAGGCGTTGCAGGCCGAGTTGGCCTACCACCCTGAATCACTGGCGCGCTTTCGCCGCGAGGCGGAGATCCTGGCTGGCGTGCGCCACCCCAACGTGGTGCAGGTGGTTGACTTCAACATCACGCCGAACGGCGTTCCTTATCTGGTGCTCGAATTCATCGACGGCCCTGATCTTGCCACCGACCTGCGCAGCGGGCGCCTGCTGGCGCCGGTCGAGGTGATGTCGATTGTTCGTCAGGTGGCCAGCGCCCTGGCGGCGGCGCACGCGGTGGGCGTCATCCACCGCGATCTCAAGCCGGAGAACATTGTCCTTATCACGGTGTCGGGACAGGCGCCGGTGGTGAAGGTGATCGACTTTGGGATTTCGATCTCGGGCGTCGGACCGCGCATCACCACCGACAGCAGGGTGATGGGCACGCCCGAGTACATGTCGCCGGAGCAGGCGCTGGGCCGCCGCGAGGAGATCGACGCGCGCAGTGACCAGTTCGCGTTGGCCGCGGTGGCGCACACGCTGCTGGCGGGGCGGCCGCCGTTTCGGGGCGACACGCCGCTGGCGACCTTGTCGGCCATCGTTCACGGCGAGCCAGAGACCCTGTCCGACCAGGTCTCGTGGCCGGCCGCCGAGGTCGAAGCGGTGCTGCGCAAAGGGATGGCCCGCGCGCGCGACGACCGTTTCTCGTCGGTGCTCGAGTTTGCCGAGGCCCTGGAAGCGGCGCTCAGGCAGTGCGGCGCGCTGGAGCTGCCGCCGACCAGTTGCCCGTCGACGTTGTTTTCGACGTCGTCTTCATCGCTGTCGTCACCGTCGCATTCTTCATCTTCGTCGTCCTCGTCGTCTCCATACGTCGCGCTGTCGCTGGTGTCGGCGCCGATGACCGCGCTGGAGGACGATTCGTTCGACGACGAGCTGCTGGTGCCGGCGCGCTATTACTCGCCGCGCGCCCTGGCCGGCGTGACGCTGACGCTGATCGTATTGGTGCTGCTGCTCGGCGCCCGCATGAGCGCTCCGCTGGACACGCAGCGGGCGGTGACGTCGGCGTCGTCTTCCGCGCGGCTGGAGGCGCGTCGGGTGGCGGAGGGATTCGGTCAATGGATTGACGCTGCTCGTGCTCGCTTGAAGATCTGA
- a CDS encoding dihydrofolate reductase: MPAVPAPLTLIAAISRNGVIGRGGKVPWDLPEDRAHFRRTTVGHAVIMGRRTWDETGRALDRRRNIVVSRDGAVSGSGREVVPSLDEAIALARTSDPDPFVIGGAQIFRLALPLATRLILTEVAFDSDGDTFFPPFDANQWRAVDRRVGDRAAYVTYERVESSP; the protein is encoded by the coding sequence ATGCCTGCCGTGCCCGCGCCGTTGACGTTGATCGCCGCCATCAGCCGCAACGGCGTCATCGGGCGCGGCGGCAAAGTGCCGTGGGATCTGCCCGAGGACCGCGCCCACTTTCGTCGCACCACCGTGGGCCACGCTGTGATCATGGGCCGGCGCACCTGGGACGAGACCGGCCGCGCCCTGGACAGACGCCGCAACATCGTCGTCTCGCGCGACGGCGCCGTCAGCGGCAGCGGTCGCGAAGTGGTCCCGTCGCTGGACGAAGCGATCGCCCTGGCCCGCACCAGCGATCCCGATCCCTTCGTCATCGGCGGGGCCCAGATCTTTCGCCTGGCCTTGCCGTTGGCCACGCGCCTCATCCTGACCGAGGTGGCCTTCGACAGCGATGGCGACACGTTTTTCCCGCCATTCGACGCCAACCAGTGGCGAGCGGTCGATCGGCGGGTGGGCGATCGGGCGGCCTATGTCACGTACGAACGGGTCGAGTCGTCGCCTTAG
- a CDS encoding AI-2E family transporter, giving the protein MTAIDPAPGATTAPPAWTPRRLVLATLVAVAVAGAFALLSLAGGVLPYLVLGLVLAVSSEPAVMWLTGRGIPRHVAGFLVLALLVMICGGAALLLFPTVADQIGHVAERAPQICRSLRAWTLSRPSHLLTSTIQQALPGDCGLATVTSANWTAVESLGDPLWAAAAALVGAYAWITERATIQRGILKLVAPERRDAGRVLMDEIDGRLGAFVRGQALLSFIVGTVTTIFYLISGVPGALALGTIAAFAEVIPIAGPLMAAAVGVLCAAGTETSLIVPVIIFAAALRMASDYLLTPFVMGKSVGINPLLVLLTVVALGALGGVMGAMVAVPIAALLQMGLTRLLVQAPREVAPEGRDAVSLLRYRAITVALAARRMGRQRAAVGRDCTVEDAAELLALRTARLLSDAESPTPPQVMS; this is encoded by the coding sequence ATGACGGCGATCGATCCTGCGCCCGGCGCCACCACGGCGCCGCCGGCGTGGACGCCGCGCCGGTTGGTGCTGGCGACATTGGTGGCGGTCGCGGTGGCGGGGGCGTTCGCCTTGCTGTCGCTGGCCGGCGGCGTGCTGCCGTATCTGGTCCTCGGGTTGGTGCTGGCCGTGTCCAGCGAGCCCGCGGTGATGTGGCTGACCGGACGGGGCATCCCCCGCCATGTGGCCGGATTTCTGGTGCTGGCGCTGCTGGTGATGATCTGCGGCGGCGCCGCTTTGCTGCTGTTCCCGACGGTGGCCGATCAAATTGGACACGTCGCCGAGCGCGCGCCGCAGATCTGTCGATCGCTGCGCGCCTGGACCCTGTCGCGTCCGTCGCACCTGCTGACCAGCACCATCCAGCAAGCGCTGCCCGGTGATTGCGGCCTGGCGACGGTGACCAGCGCGAACTGGACCGCCGTCGAAAGCTTGGGCGATCCGCTGTGGGCGGCCGCCGCGGCGCTGGTGGGCGCCTACGCCTGGATCACCGAACGGGCCACCATCCAGCGCGGGATCCTGAAGCTGGTCGCGCCCGAGCGCCGCGACGCGGGCCGCGTGCTGATGGACGAGATCGACGGGCGGCTGGGCGCCTTCGTGCGCGGGCAGGCGCTGCTGTCTTTCATCGTCGGCACAGTGACGACGATCTTTTATTTGATCAGCGGCGTCCCCGGCGCGCTGGCCCTGGGGACCATCGCCGCCTTCGCCGAGGTCATTCCCATCGCCGGCCCGCTGATGGCGGCGGCGGTCGGCGTGCTGTGCGCGGCGGGCACGGAGACGTCGCTGATCGTCCCGGTGATTATTTTCGCCGCGGCCCTGCGCATGGCCAGCGACTATCTGCTGACGCCTTTCGTGATGGGAAAGTCGGTGGGGATCAATCCGCTGCTGGTCTTGTTGACCGTGGTGGCGCTGGGTGCTCTTGGCGGCGTCATGGGCGCGATGGTGGCGGTGCCCATCGCGGCGCTGCTGCAGATGGGGCTGACCCGCTTGTTGGTACAGGCGCCGCGCGAGGTGGCGCCGGAGGGGCGCGACGCGGTCAGCTTGCTGCGCTACCGCGCCATCACGGTGGCCTTGGCGGCCCGGCGCATGGGCCGCCAGCGCGCGGCGGTGGGACGCGATTGCACCGTCGAAGACGCCGCCGAGTTGCTGGCCTTGCGCACCGCGCGGCTATTGTCCGACGCTGAATCACCGACGCCACCCCAGGTGATGTCGTGA
- a CDS encoding sigma-70 family RNA polymerase sigma factor, protein MQSNAERIESSSDDRGPHSTGAVGRSGKNKSAALSSVAEEAAPGEDRDGGGARAPRSDVRSSMGWYLHDVRRYPLLSREEEHEIALEYARTGKKALADRLTTANLRLVVKIALEYKRAHHNLLDLVQEGNMGLVRAVEKYDARRGVKLATYASWWIRAYILKFILANARLVKIGTTQAQRRLFFGLGRERTRLEKRGEGKADTKHLAAVFDVNESLIVEMERRLGSSEASLDAPMARGIEGGDRTRGESLSAEADVRPDVQSETSEFRAALQRELAVFEKTLKGRDIEIFHARLVAEDGKTLMEIADTFGVSRERVRQIESRLKKRLRQHLRQTLGDAVPAEGESAALTM, encoded by the coding sequence ATGCAAAGCAACGCGGAAAGAATCGAATCGTCAAGTGACGATCGCGGTCCCCACTCGACCGGCGCCGTTGGCCGGTCCGGCAAGAACAAAAGCGCCGCCCTGAGCAGCGTGGCCGAGGAGGCCGCACCAGGTGAAGACCGGGACGGCGGCGGCGCGCGGGCTCCTCGCTCGGACGTTCGGTCGTCGATGGGTTGGTACCTGCACGACGTGCGTCGGTACCCCCTGCTCTCGCGCGAGGAAGAGCACGAAATCGCCCTCGAGTACGCCCGCACCGGGAAGAAGGCGCTGGCCGATCGGTTGACCACCGCCAACCTGCGCCTGGTGGTCAAGATCGCCCTCGAGTACAAGCGCGCCCACCACAACCTGCTTGACCTGGTCCAGGAAGGAAACATGGGTCTCGTGCGGGCGGTGGAAAAATACGACGCCCGCCGCGGGGTCAAACTGGCGACCTACGCCTCCTGGTGGATTCGCGCGTACATTTTGAAGTTCATCTTGGCCAACGCGCGCCTGGTCAAGATCGGAACCACCCAGGCCCAGCGCCGGTTGTTCTTCGGCCTTGGCCGCGAGCGGACGCGCCTGGAAAAACGCGGCGAAGGAAAGGCCGACACCAAACACCTGGCCGCCGTCTTCGACGTCAACGAAAGCCTGATTGTCGAGATGGAGCGACGCCTTGGCTCGAGCGAAGCCTCGCTGGACGCCCCGATGGCCCGCGGCATCGAAGGTGGCGACCGCACGCGCGGTGAATCGCTGAGCGCCGAGGCCGACGTGCGGCCCGACGTGCAGTCTGAAACCTCCGAGTTCCGCGCGGCTCTGCAGCGCGAGCTGGCCGTCTTCGAGAAGACCTTGAAGGGCCGCGACATCGAAATCTTCCACGCCCGACTGGTGGCCGAAGACGGCAAGACCCTGATGGAGATCGCCGACACGTTCGGGGTCAGCCGTGAACGGGTACGCCAGATCGAATCGCGCCTGAAGAAGCGCCTGCGCCAGCACCTGCGCCAGACCCTGGGCGACGCCGTCCCCGCCGAGGGCGAAAGCGCCGCGCTGACGATGTGA
- a CDS encoding response regulator, with product MTGHPLNILLVEDDEVDVENVRRAFRKNNITNPLWTAGNGVEALEMLRNGVVPAQRRLVLLDLNMPRMNGLEFLHAIRRDPALSSLPVVVLTTSNDDRDKVEAYHLNVAGYLLKPVSFLGFSELMSTLNKYWTLVELP from the coding sequence CTGACCGGACACCCGCTGAACATCTTGCTGGTCGAGGACGACGAGGTGGACGTGGAAAACGTCCGCCGCGCCTTTCGCAAGAACAACATCACCAACCCGCTGTGGACCGCGGGCAACGGCGTCGAGGCGCTGGAGATGCTGCGCAACGGGGTGGTGCCGGCGCAGCGCCGCCTGGTGCTGCTGGATCTGAACATGCCGCGCATGAACGGCCTCGAGTTTCTGCACGCCATTCGCCGCGATCCCGCGCTGTCGTCGCTGCCGGTGGTGGTGCTGACCACGTCGAACGACGACCGCGATAAGGTCGAGGCGTATCATCTGAACGTGGCCGGCTATCTGCTGAAGCCGGTCTCGTTCCTTGGCTTTTCCGAATTGATGAGCACTTTGAACAAGTATTGGACGCTGGTCGAGCTTCCGTGA